From the Kallotenue papyrolyticum genome, the window TGATCGATGGTGTGCCCGTCCACCGCTTGCCGCTCAACCGCACCCCTTGGGAGAAGGCGGCCAACCGCGCGGTGCAGCCCGTGCTGCGCTATCCCTACTGGATGGGCGCGCTGGTGCGTCTGCGGCGCTTTCTGTTGGCGCAGGGCCGGCGCTTCGATCTGCTACACATTGAGACGGCGTTTCCGCTGGCGGCGCTGGCAGTGTTGAGCGGCGCGCCGTTGCCGCCCATGGCCGTGACGCTCCAGGGCGCGGACGTGATGGCCGAGCCGGAGTTTGACTATGGCTACGCGCGCTTTGCCGCGGTACGCGCACTGTTGCGACAGGTGTTTCGCCGCGCAGCGTTGTTACGCGCCGACTCCCCGATGATTGCGCGGCTGGTGGTAGCCATGGGCGCCGATCCGGCCAAGACGATCAGCGTGCCGTTCAACATCACCGCCGATCGCTTTCCGCCAGCGGATGAGCCGCTGGAACGCTTCCGTGCTCGGGCGCGCGCGACGATCTGCGCGCGGCATGGCCTCGATCCCGCCGTGCCGATCCTGCTGAGTATCAACCGGCTGCATCCGTTCAAGGGGATCGAGTTCCTGGTCGAGGCGTTACCCGAGATCCAGCGCGCAGTCGGTCCGGTCCATCTGCTGATCGGCGGGCCCAACCGCGCGACGCCGCGCTTTGGCGACTATGGTGCCTATCTGCAACGGCGCGCCACGGAGCTGGGCGTGGCCGGCAGCGTGCGGTTGCTAGGGCGGATCGAGCCCGCGGAAACGCCGCTGTACTACGCCGCCGCCGATATCGCAGGCGTGGTCTCGGTAGCCGAATCGCTGAGTCGCGTGGCCGCCGAGGCGGGGGCCGTAGGCACGCCCACGATTGTGACACGCACCACCGGCATCAGCGAGTATGTCGCGGCCCACGATGCGGGACAGGTGATCGAACCGCGCTCCGGCGCGGCAGTGGCTGCCGCAGCCATCCATCTGTTGCGCGATCGCGCCCTGTGGCAGCGCCAGTCGGCGCATGGGCCGCGCCTGGCGGCCCTGTTTCGCTCGGAGGTGATCGCCCAGCAGTTGTTGGAGGCCTATCGTGCGCTGCTTGGCGCGGCCTCAGCCAGCGGCTCAAGCTGAAGATCGGTGAAGGACAGGCTGATCGGCCGTGGAGTGGGTTCGTGACTCGGGCTTGAGCGGCTGATCAGGCGTAGGCGATGCTCGCCGGGTGGCAGCGTCAGGTGTAGCTTGAGCGTACGCTGCACGGGAGTCGCCTGCGTGGTCAGCCATACTCGGCCATCGATGCTAAGCTGAAACGGGCGAGGTGTGTCAAAACTGACAAGGGTGAGGCGGATTTCGACCGGCTGGGATGTGGTGTGGGGATTAACCAGATACAGCTCGGCCTGATCAGCCATCCAGCGCCAACGGCGTGTGCGATCCTGTTCGAGGTCGTACCACCCGCTGCCTAAGAGGAGAAAAGGTTGGGGATGTGCGAGCGGTGGAAGCTGGTACACGCAAAGGGTGGTGTCGTGGTAGGTGGGTTGGAGATCGGGATACAATCGATGTAACACATCGATAATGCGTTGTTCGGCAGATGGTGTCAGCTTCGTGCGGCGCAGCACAACAGTTTGTAGATCATAAAATGCGAAGGCCTGGCGCGCGGCAGCGAGTTGGTCGAGAATATCCGGTGTATCGCGTAGCAATCCCCTTGCCACATCTGTTTGTGTGAGGGTTGCTTGCTGTGCCAGCCACAGATCGAAGAGGCCGGGCACATGCTCCAGAAAGGGGTAGTCTGGGGCGCGCGCCACAAACCCGCCGATGATCGGGCGCCCATGCACCAGTTGATGGCGCAGCGTATCGGTGCCTTCGGTCTCGATCGGCAGATCGATGATCGCGCCCGACTGGCCCGCGAGCGTGGCGATCGCCGGATGGCTTTGCCAGGCGATCGCCGGCGCGGGCACGGCCACATACTCCGCGATCAGCAGCGCGACGGCGGCCAGCGCCAGCCACTGCCGGCCGCGTGCCAGCAGCCAGCGCAGCCCGGCACCGGCCAGCAGGATCAGTCCGGGCAGGGCCACCACGATGAAATGGTTGGGACGGCGCGCCAACGTCGCGCCCGGAAGCCAGCGCAGCAGTGCGAAGGGTAGTGGCAGACCGGTATCTACCCCGGCGACGCGCAGGCTCGGTCCCAGCGCCAGCAGCCCGGCGACCAGCGCGGTCAGCGCCCATGGCCAGAGTCGACGCCGGGCGACCCATGTTCCCAGCCCGGCCAGCGCCAGCAGGGTCAGGCCTGGCCCGATGACCCAGGCGCCGATATAGGGTGGGCGAATCTGCCGATTCCAGGCCTGGGCTTGTGCGCCCCACAGCGGATGCCAGGGACTGGGGAGCAGCCAGTCCAGCAGATCGGCGGCATGGTCGCCGGTCCATTCATGCCATACGTTGCCCCAACCCATAGCGCGCAGGCCAGGGAGTACGATGGGCAGCAGCACCAGACTGCCGGTGCCTGCCACGAGGATCACTGCTCGGCACGCTCGCCAGAGACGATTGCTGTGGCGGAGTGCTGCCAGATGCAGGACAACCCACAGCGCGCTCCACACTGCCACGAACAGGGCGCAGTACCAGCTTGTCAGCGCCACAGCGGCAAAGAGCCCGCCGGCGCTGACCGCAAACCAGGGCGTGTGTCGTTCCAGCGTTAGCACCAGGGCCAGCATGTAGAACGGAATCCACTGCAGCGCGATCCATTCAAGCTGGCCATCCATCAGTTTGGTGATGTGGAAGGGCGTAAAGGCGAAGAGCGCACCGGCGAGCAGTGCCAGCGCACGGTGGCGCAGCACGTGCCAGGCCAGCAGATACATGCCCAGGCCGCTGAGCACAAAACCCAACAGCACAGCGGTGTTGTAGGCGGCAATCGGTCCGCCCAGCCACTGCACCGGCAGCGTCAACAGCCCGTTGGTGATGTTCAGCGTCTGGAGGTAGAGGCCGACACCGCTGGGATAGAACAGCATCTGCGTAACAAAGGGGTTCTCGCCCCGCTCCAGCGCGGTGCGCACCCACCACAGATTCCAGACGTTTTGCCAGCCATCCACCGCGGCGATCGGGCCGCCGGGAATGGCGCGATCGAAGACGGGCAGCACGCGCGCCAGCAGTAGGCCGGTGAGCAGGGTGTAGAGGCCGCCAGCCATCAGCAGCGGATGCCAACCGCGCCGCATGCGGCGCTGCTGCTGCGTGGCGTGGCGCGCGCTTGGTAGTTGGCGATCACCACACATGGTCGAACGATCGGAACCTGCCAGGCTGATACAGTCGAACGAGGCTGCATTGTACCATCGCGCGAGGCCGGTATGCCGGCGGTTTGCCGATCATAGAGGGGCCTGGTATAATTGGCGCGCTTTTGATGGGCGTGCCTGGTGATGGATCATCAGGCGGACATGCCGTACACTGCTAACGGCGAGCGCTCTCGGTACCAAACTGTAGCTTGGAGAGGGGCCTAGCAGGCCGGGATGTCTCCTGAGGAGATTATGTTCGTTGACCGGGTACAGCCCTGCTCCCCTTCAACGGCTCGAGGACGACCCAAGGCGTGCCTCCCCCGCTTATGAGCGTTGCGCCCCGATATGCTCTACCCATGTCGCGACGACGCCCTGATGCGTCATGTACCACGCTGTACGAACCTGTGAGGAAAGGAGCGCCGTGATGAAATCACTGTACGCTACGTTGGCCGCGCTGTTGCTGCTGGCCGCGCTGCTCGTTCCGGCGGCCCGTCTACAGGCTGCGCCGCCTTTACCAGTGTTGGTTGAAGAGGGGGTGCTCTCGGGTAATGAGAACAACAAGCTGCCAAGCGTAGCGACCGGTAACGGTCGGGTATACCTCACCTGGTCCGTGAATAACGGCATCTATGAGGTCGATCGCCAGGAGGAGACCGGCGTTTTTGGTCGGGAGAATCTCGGCTCGAATAACGGCAATCCCACCTACTTCAATGCCGCGGTTGCGGTTGGCGCTGACGGTACCGAGCATGTTGCCTGGATCAGTGGTGGCAACATCGTGTATCGCCGCCAGGCGCGTGGGCAGCCCTGGACAGAGACGCGCGCGATTGCCAACGCGGCTAGCTTTGCCAACAACCTTGATATTGCCGTGCAGGGCGTGAATCGCGTCTTTGTGATCTGGCGCGATACTGCTCCTTATGATGGTGCATTGTTTTATATCTATTCGCCCGACGGCGGCAATACCTGGTCGCAACGCATCCAGATCAATCTGCCGGAAGGGTCCTATGCGGGTATTCCCCATATTGCCGCCGGTCCCGAGGGTAAGCCGGTGATGATGACCTACACCGGCAAAGACAAAGGCATTGTCTATGCCGGTGAGTGGAACGGGCAGAACTTCAACATCGTCTGCGTGAGCTGTTTCCGCTTCGGCGGCAAGAGTGACTTTTTCAACCCATCGATCACGGTGACGCCCGCGGGGCGGCCCTATGTCATCTGGCGTGCGGTCGGTGGCGGGATCTTTTTTGCTGAGCGCCAAGCGAATGGTTCCTGGGGCGTTGCCCGCATCTCTTCGCACCTGGCGCCCAACTACACCTATAGCGTTGCCATTGCCGCTGACGCGGCGAATAACGTCCATATGGCCTGGATCGCCCGCGAAACCGAGAAAGGCTCCCCCAGCGTCTGGTACACGGTTCGCAATCGTGATGGCGAATTTGCCA encodes:
- a CDS encoding glycosyltransferase family 4 protein — its product is MRVLYCIPSYAPGLLGNQIHADVMACWRAAGVASEVLTFAAGLRQPETLLIDGVPVHRLPLNRTPWEKAANRAVQPVLRYPYWMGALVRLRRFLLAQGRRFDLLHIETAFPLAALAVLSGAPLPPMAVTLQGADVMAEPEFDYGYARFAAVRALLRQVFRRAALLRADSPMIARLVVAMGADPAKTISVPFNITADRFPPADEPLERFRARARATICARHGLDPAVPILLSINRLHPFKGIEFLVEALPEIQRAVGPVHLLIGGPNRATPRFGDYGAYLQRRATELGVAGSVRLLGRIEPAETPLYYAAADIAGVVSVAESLSRVAAEAGAVGTPTIVTRTTGISEYVAAHDAGQVIEPRSGAAVAAAAIHLLRDRALWQRQSAHGPRLAALFRSEVIAQQLLEAYRALLGAASASGSS